From a single Micromonospora carbonacea genomic region:
- a CDS encoding alpha/beta fold hydrolase, with amino-acid sequence MRQSQVTVNGVDIAYRELGEGPLALLVHGFPFTPNSFRHLVPVLVDAGYRVVTPWTRGFAPSSVPPPGSEHIRDMVGDVNALHEVLGGDERAVLIGHDFGAAVAWAAAVQAPERWSRLVACDVPPFQFFGEYLLDPRGINVQAHFWFFQMAAADELVAANDLAFLEFMLHKYSRDGYDVTQDLADIRAALGRPENLHAALGMYRTNFPPATFGTPDWAAEQGALWGALPTQPTLNIFGVQDVAFAMNEEKLARIVEALPKGSAGALVPDSRHVPLTEQPEITNAHILRFLAETA; translated from the coding sequence ATGCGTCAATCTCAGGTCACCGTCAACGGGGTCGACATCGCATACCGTGAACTGGGCGAGGGCCCGCTGGCCCTGCTGGTGCACGGCTTCCCGTTCACCCCCAACTCGTTCCGGCACCTGGTGCCGGTGCTGGTCGACGCCGGCTACCGGGTGGTGACGCCGTGGACCCGCGGCTTCGCCCCCAGCTCCGTCCCGCCGCCCGGCAGCGAGCACATCCGCGACATGGTGGGCGACGTCAACGCCCTGCACGAGGTGCTCGGCGGCGACGAGCGGGCGGTGCTGATCGGGCACGACTTCGGGGCCGCCGTCGCGTGGGCCGCGGCCGTGCAGGCGCCGGAGCGCTGGTCGCGGCTGGTCGCCTGCGACGTGCCGCCGTTCCAGTTCTTCGGCGAGTATCTGCTCGACCCCCGGGGCATCAACGTCCAGGCCCACTTCTGGTTCTTCCAGATGGCCGCCGCCGACGAGCTGGTCGCCGCCAACGACCTGGCCTTCCTGGAGTTCATGCTGCACAAGTACTCCCGCGACGGCTACGACGTCACGCAGGACCTGGCCGACATCCGGGCCGCCCTGGGCCGGCCGGAGAACCTGCACGCCGCCCTGGGCATGTACCGGACGAACTTCCCGCCGGCGACCTTCGGCACCCCGGACTGGGCGGCGGAGCAGGGCGCGTTGTGGGGCGCCCTGCCGACGCAGCCGACGCTGAACATCTTCGGCGTGCAGGACGTCGCCTTCGCGATGAACGAGGAGAAGCTCGCCCGGATCGTCGAGGCCCTGCCGAAGGGGTCGGCCGGCGCGCTGGTCCCCGACTCGCGGCACGTCCCGCTCACCGAGCAGCCGGAGATCACCAACGCCCACATCCTGCGCTTCCTGGCCGAGACGGCCTGA
- a CDS encoding YciI family protein yields MEYALVIYHDEAGELSPAEIDGDPRHRAWIDEVRRRGAFAGGQRLRPGHAGRTVRSRAGATLVCDGPFAEAREQVGGFVVLRCADLDEATELAALHPFAALGVIEVRPVWTR; encoded by the coding sequence GTGGAGTACGCACTGGTGATCTATCACGACGAGGCCGGCGAGCTCAGCCCCGCGGAGATCGACGGGGACCCCCGGCACCGGGCCTGGATCGACGAGGTGCGCCGCCGCGGGGCGTTCGCGGGCGGGCAGCGCCTGCGACCCGGCCACGCCGGCCGCACGGTGCGTTCCCGGGCCGGGGCCACGCTGGTCTGCGACGGGCCGTTCGCCGAGGCCCGGGAGCAGGTGGGCGGGTTCGTCGTGCTGCGCTGCGCCGACCTCGACGAGGCGACGGAGCTGGCCGCCCTGCACCCGTTCGCCGCGCTGGGCGTCATCGAGGTGCGGCCGGTCTGGACCCGGTGA
- a CDS encoding RNA polymerase sigma factor yields MTFPVDAAVATAFRREYGQLVGTLVALTGDRALAEDCVQDAFAAALQRWPGEGVPRRPGAWLTTVARNRAVDRLRHENMAAVRLREAAVTLSTYADAPPVPPVIRDAQLRLIFTCCHPALSLTSQVALTLRTVVGLGPAEIARALLVPPGTLAQRLVRARRGVREAGLRGELPPAAELPGRAAAVRAVVYLLFTEGYAATAGAELLRHGLCAEAVRLAHLLARLLPDDPETLGLLALLLLHDARRDARTDAHGDLVPLERQDRRRWDRGRIAEGTRLLERALRHGRPGPYQVQAAIVACHACAPDAARTDWAQIAGLYAELAELTPSAVVRLNQAVAVAMADGPQRGLELLERVERSGELAGHHLVPAVRADLLRRLDRRADAAGAYRRALELAGNDVERRYLRGRLAEATGS; encoded by the coding sequence GTGACCTTCCCGGTCGACGCCGCCGTGGCCACGGCGTTCCGCCGGGAGTACGGCCAGCTCGTCGGCACGCTGGTCGCCCTCACCGGGGACCGGGCCCTGGCCGAGGACTGCGTGCAGGACGCGTTCGCCGCCGCGCTGCAACGCTGGCCCGGCGAGGGCGTGCCCCGGCGGCCCGGGGCCTGGCTGACGACCGTGGCGCGCAACCGGGCCGTCGACCGGCTGCGGCACGAGAACATGGCCGCCGTCCGGCTGCGCGAGGCCGCGGTCACCCTGTCGACGTACGCGGACGCGCCGCCGGTGCCGCCGGTGATCCGCGACGCCCAGCTCCGGCTGATCTTCACCTGTTGCCATCCCGCGCTGTCGCTGACGTCGCAGGTCGCGCTGACCCTGCGTACCGTCGTGGGCCTCGGCCCGGCGGAGATCGCCCGCGCCCTGCTGGTCCCGCCGGGCACCCTCGCGCAGCGGCTGGTGCGGGCCCGGCGCGGCGTCCGCGAGGCCGGCCTGCGCGGCGAGCTGCCGCCGGCCGCCGAGCTGCCCGGCCGGGCCGCGGCGGTGCGCGCGGTGGTGTACCTGCTGTTCACCGAGGGGTACGCGGCCACGGCCGGCGCGGAGCTGCTGCGGCACGGGCTGTGCGCGGAGGCCGTGCGGCTGGCCCACCTGCTGGCCCGGCTGTTGCCCGACGATCCGGAGACCCTCGGGCTGCTCGCGCTGCTGCTGCTGCACGACGCCCGGCGCGACGCCCGCACCGACGCGCACGGCGACCTGGTGCCGCTGGAGCGGCAGGACCGCCGGCGGTGGGACCGGGGCCGCATCGCCGAGGGGACGCGGCTGCTGGAGCGGGCCCTGCGCCACGGGCGGCCGGGCCCCTACCAGGTGCAGGCGGCGATCGTGGCCTGCCACGCGTGCGCCCCCGACGCCGCGCGCACCGACTGGGCGCAGATCGCCGGGCTCTACGCCGAGCTGGCCGAGCTGACGCCGTCGGCTGTGGTGCGGCTCAACCAGGCGGTGGCGGTCGCCATGGCGGACGGCCCGCAGCGGGGCCTGGAGCTGCTGGAGCGGGTGGAGCGCTCCGGCGAACTGGCCGGCCACCACCTCGTCCCGGCCGTCCGCGCCGACCTGCTGCGGAGGCTGGACCGGCGGGCCGACGCGGCCGGGGCGTACCGGCGGGCGCTGGAGCTCGCCGGCAACGACGTCGAGCGCCGGTACCTGCGGGGCCGCCTGGCGGAGGCCACCGGAAGCTGA
- a CDS encoding SDR family NAD(P)-dependent oxidoreductase, with protein MLLENRTAIVYGAAGALGSAVSRAYAREGATLYLAGHHFDRVEMLAKEIAADGGRAYAHQVDALDPEAVDAHAGLVAERAGSIDVSFNAVGLDHVQGVPLRELDLDDFLLPMNTFVRTQFLTTAAAARRMVEQRSGVIVVLSTSAARAPMPSGGFGVACAGIESLARELAGEVGPFGVRVVCLRPDAIPESVQHGSYVRETWRRAAEANGATLEDMLAAKPGMPNPLLGRAVTLADVAGTAVYLASDLSSGLTGSITTVGCGVLVD; from the coding sequence ATGCTGCTGGAGAACAGGACGGCGATCGTCTACGGCGCCGCGGGCGCGCTGGGCAGCGCCGTGTCGCGTGCCTACGCCCGCGAGGGCGCCACGCTCTACCTGGCCGGCCACCACTTCGACCGGGTCGAGATGCTCGCCAAGGAGATCGCCGCCGACGGCGGCCGGGCGTACGCCCACCAGGTCGACGCCCTCGACCCGGAGGCGGTCGACGCCCACGCGGGGCTGGTCGCCGAGCGGGCCGGGAGCATCGACGTGTCCTTCAACGCCGTCGGCCTGGACCACGTGCAGGGCGTCCCGCTGCGCGAGCTGGACCTGGACGACTTCCTGCTGCCGATGAACACCTTCGTGCGCACCCAGTTCCTCACCACGGCGGCGGCGGCGCGGCGGATGGTGGAGCAGCGCAGCGGCGTCATCGTGGTGCTGTCGACGTCCGCCGCGCGGGCGCCCATGCCCTCGGGCGGCTTCGGCGTGGCGTGCGCCGGCATCGAGTCGCTGGCCCGGGAGCTGGCGGGCGAGGTGGGCCCGTTCGGGGTGCGGGTGGTCTGCCTGCGTCCCGACGCGATCCCGGAGAGCGTGCAGCACGGCTCGTACGTCCGCGAGACGTGGCGGCGCGCGGCCGAGGCGAACGGGGCGACCCTGGAGGACATGCTCGCCGCCAAGCCGGGGATGCCGAACCCGCTGCTGGGCCGGGCGGTGACGCTGGCGGACGTGGCCGGCACCGCCGTGTACCTCGCCTCGGACCTGTCCAGCGGCCTGACCGGCTCGATCACCACCGTCGGGTGCGGAGTGCTCGTCGACTGA
- a CDS encoding MFS transporter has product MAENQSTSEQLSSAQKLALFVLLGAQFMLSVDFSILNVALPRMGEGVGLSLADLPWVASAYALPAAGFTLLFGRVADLFGRRRLFLTGIALLTVASLLGGFANNAAMLLSARVLQGFANAIAIPAAMALLITTVSDERARARVLGLNGALLSGGFTVGALVGGSLVSALDWRWAFWINVPVAVAIMVLTPLVIKESVRPAGVKLDVPGAVTVTAGLLALVYGVSMQSWIALVVGAVLIAAFWFVELKAKAPLVSLTLLNRPNIKWGNYGGIVAFVMASGVNFGLTLYMQDVLKMAPFTTGLVFGGPGLVAVVAGVIAGRMIGKYGYRNVLAVGLLAQGLTTVPLLLTGTSTTPSLALIVPSLFLMYFGHVTAVVAYTVTATSGLDDSQQGLATGLATLAQQIAVTIGIPIFGALVAARTDVLDGVHFAMQVQIVVILVSVALIWIGLRDRGIPAGPSSSAAERQEPVDTAEAQQPAPVPVPRKVSENTV; this is encoded by the coding sequence ATGGCGGAGAACCAGAGCACGTCGGAGCAGCTCAGCTCCGCGCAGAAACTTGCCCTATTCGTCCTGCTCGGCGCGCAGTTCATGCTGTCGGTCGACTTCTCGATCCTCAACGTGGCGCTGCCCCGGATGGGGGAGGGCGTCGGCCTGTCGCTGGCCGACCTGCCGTGGGTGGCCAGCGCGTACGCGCTGCCCGCCGCCGGCTTCACGCTCCTGTTCGGCCGGGTCGCCGACCTGTTCGGCCGGCGGCGGCTGTTCCTGACCGGCATCGCGCTGCTCACCGTGGCCTCACTGCTCGGCGGCTTCGCGAACAACGCGGCGATGCTGCTCAGCGCCCGCGTGCTCCAGGGCTTCGCCAACGCGATCGCCATCCCGGCCGCGATGGCGCTGCTGATCACCACCGTCTCCGACGAGCGGGCCCGCGCCCGGGTGCTCGGCCTCAACGGCGCGCTGCTCTCCGGTGGCTTCACCGTCGGGGCCCTGGTCGGCGGCAGCCTGGTCAGCGCCCTGGACTGGCGCTGGGCGTTCTGGATCAACGTGCCGGTGGCGGTCGCCATCATGGTGCTGACCCCCCTGGTGATCAAGGAGAGCGTCCGTCCCGCCGGCGTCAAGCTCGACGTGCCCGGCGCCGTCACGGTCACCGCCGGCCTGCTCGCCCTGGTCTACGGCGTGAGCATGCAGAGCTGGATCGCCCTCGTCGTCGGCGCGGTGCTCATCGCGGCCTTCTGGTTCGTCGAGCTGAAGGCCAAGGCGCCCCTGGTGTCGCTGACCCTGCTCAACCGGCCGAACATCAAGTGGGGCAACTACGGCGGCATCGTCGCCTTCGTGATGGCCAGCGGCGTCAACTTCGGCCTCACCCTCTACATGCAGGACGTGCTCAAGATGGCCCCGTTCACCACCGGCCTGGTGTTCGGCGGGCCGGGCCTGGTCGCCGTCGTCGCGGGCGTCATCGCCGGCCGCATGATCGGCAAGTACGGCTACCGCAACGTCCTCGCCGTCGGCCTGCTGGCGCAGGGCCTGACCACCGTCCCGCTGCTGCTGACCGGCACGTCGACCACGCCGAGCCTGGCCCTGATCGTGCCGTCGCTGTTCCTGATGTACTTCGGGCACGTCACCGCCGTCGTCGCCTACACGGTGACCGCCACCTCCGGCCTGGACGACTCGCAGCAGGGCCTGGCGACCGGCCTGGCCACCCTGGCCCAGCAGATCGCGGTCACCATCGGCATCCCGATCTTCGGCGCGCTCGTGGCCGCCCGCACGGACGTGCTGGACGGCGTCCACTTCGCCATGCAGGTGCAGATCGTGGTGATCCTGGTGTCGGTGGCGCTGATCTGGATCGGCCTGCGGGACCGGGGCATCCCGGCCGGGCCGTCGTCGTCGGCCGCCGAGCGGCAGGAGCCGGTGGACACCGCCGAGGCGCAGCAGCCCGCGCCGGTGCCGGTGCCGCGCAAGGTCAGCGAGAACACGGTCTAG
- a CDS encoding GMC family oxidoreductase, producing the protein MHGIDYLVVGSGSAGAALAARLSEDPARRVLLLEAGPDFATVAETPTDLLDGSAMSMDRHDWHFKAEITDRRRIIFPRGKVTGGSSAVGATIALRGTPNNFDEWAELGNPAWAWDEVLPFYKRLEDDQDFDNEYHGKGGPIPIHRFTPDEMTPVQHVFRDACVKAGFPEVEDHNHPEATGVGPIPSNRQGSHRFSTAMGYLAEARGRENLEIRSGVQVNRVLFTGNRARGVEVAKPGGGTEVIEAGTVVLAAGAVNSPAILMRSGIGPAGDLRRLGIDVLLDRPGVGADLIDHPRTGAFMVPQEGSFSPEDPFLQTILRTTAPGSTEFNDLQYYMINHFDLTLFPELQMLAAAKTIFGVMVVHQRPESRGRLTLTSADPTAPPDVVLNFLDTERDIQTLVAAVRQCWQFMQTAGINDQGQRFVVLGEDMVADDELMRHYVRLSLDSGYHPVGTARMGAAGDEGAVVDERLRVHGTEALYVCDASVMPSIVNCNTNLTSIMIGERLADWLRQS; encoded by the coding sequence ATGCACGGAATCGATTATCTGGTGGTCGGATCCGGCTCCGCCGGAGCCGCGCTGGCCGCCCGGCTCAGTGAGGACCCCGCCCGCCGGGTGCTGCTGCTGGAGGCGGGCCCCGACTTCGCGACGGTGGCCGAGACCCCGACCGACCTGCTCGACGGCAGCGCCATGTCGATGGACCGCCACGACTGGCACTTCAAGGCCGAGATCACCGACCGCCGGCGGATCATCTTCCCGCGCGGGAAGGTCACCGGCGGCTCCTCCGCCGTCGGGGCGACCATCGCGCTGCGCGGCACGCCGAACAACTTCGACGAGTGGGCCGAGCTGGGCAACCCGGCCTGGGCCTGGGACGAGGTGCTGCCGTTCTACAAGCGGCTCGAGGACGACCAGGACTTCGACAACGAGTACCACGGCAAGGGCGGCCCCATCCCGATCCACCGGTTCACGCCCGACGAGATGACCCCGGTGCAGCACGTGTTCCGCGACGCCTGCGTCAAGGCCGGCTTCCCGGAGGTCGAGGACCACAACCACCCGGAGGCCACCGGCGTCGGCCCCATCCCGTCCAACCGCCAGGGCAGCCACCGGTTCTCCACCGCGATGGGATACCTGGCCGAGGCCCGGGGCCGGGAGAACCTGGAGATCCGCTCCGGGGTCCAGGTCAACCGGGTGCTGTTCACCGGCAACCGGGCGCGCGGCGTCGAGGTCGCCAAGCCCGGCGGCGGCACCGAGGTGATCGAGGCCGGCACCGTCGTGCTGGCCGCCGGCGCGGTCAACTCGCCCGCCATCCTCATGCGCTCGGGCATCGGCCCGGCCGGAGACCTGCGGCGGCTGGGCATCGACGTGCTGCTGGACCGGCCCGGGGTGGGCGCCGACCTGATCGACCACCCGCGTACCGGCGCGTTCATGGTGCCGCAGGAGGGGAGCTTCAGCCCCGAGGACCCGTTCCTGCAGACGATCCTGCGGACCACCGCGCCGGGGTCGACGGAGTTCAACGACCTCCAGTACTACATGATCAACCACTTCGACCTGACGCTCTTCCCGGAGCTGCAGATGCTGGCCGCCGCGAAGACGATCTTCGGGGTGATGGTCGTGCACCAGCGGCCCGAGTCCCGGGGACGGCTCACCCTCACCTCGGCCGACCCCACCGCCCCGCCGGACGTCGTGCTCAACTTCCTCGACACCGAGCGCGACATCCAGACCCTCGTCGCCGCCGTGCGCCAGTGCTGGCAGTTCATGCAGACGGCGGGCATCAACGACCAGGGGCAGCGGTTCGTGGTGCTCGGCGAGGACATGGTCGCCGACGACGAGCTGATGCGTCACTACGTCAGGCTCAGCCTCGACAGCGGCTACCACCCCGTCGGCACCGCCCGGATGGGCGCGGCCGGCGACGAGGGGGCGGTGGTCGACGAGCGGCTGCGCGTGCACGGCACCGAGGCCCTGTACGTCTGCGACGCCTCCGTCATGCCGTCGATCGTCAACTGCAACACCAACCTCACCTCCATCATGATCGGCGAGCGGCTCGCCGACTGGCTCCGGCAGTCCTGA
- a CDS encoding TetR-like C-terminal domain-containing protein, translating to MSPRRIDPTLATALLEAAARLLAEEGAAGLTTRRLAAAVGTSTTAVYTHFGGMDNLVRAMVHEGFARLHRRMSTVRATSDAVADVMALGYAYRANSLDHPQLYQVMFGSAALGGFALADGDRQHGKYTLQPLVDAVARATEQGRFRAGDPLLVAQNMWIALHGLVSLELGGYLIDPYDADVCFEAQLRSLMAGAGDDYEATAASLARARRRRSPRA from the coding sequence GTGAGCCCGCGCCGAATCGACCCGACCCTGGCGACCGCCCTGCTGGAGGCGGCGGCCCGACTGCTCGCCGAGGAGGGCGCCGCCGGCCTCACCACGCGCCGCCTCGCCGCCGCCGTGGGCACCTCGACCACGGCCGTCTACACGCACTTCGGCGGCATGGACAACCTGGTCCGGGCGATGGTGCACGAGGGCTTCGCCCGCCTGCACCGGCGCATGTCGACCGTGCGGGCCACCTCCGACGCGGTCGCCGACGTGATGGCGCTCGGCTACGCCTACCGGGCCAACTCCCTCGACCACCCGCAGCTCTACCAGGTCATGTTCGGCAGCGCCGCGCTCGGCGGGTTCGCCCTGGCCGACGGCGACCGGCAGCACGGCAAGTACACGCTCCAGCCGCTGGTCGACGCGGTGGCCCGGGCCACCGAGCAGGGCCGGTTCCGCGCCGGGGATCCGCTGCTGGTCGCGCAGAACATGTGGATCGCCCTGCACGGGCTGGTGAGCCTCGAGCTCGGCGGCTACCTGATCGACCCGTACGACGCCGACGTCTGCTTCGAGGCGCAGCTGCGCTCGCTGATGGCCGGCGCGGGCGACGACTACGAGGCGACCGCCGCCTCCCTGGCCCGGGCCCGCCGCCGGCGTTCCCCCCGCGCCTGA
- a CDS encoding carotenoid oxygenase family protein, whose protein sequence is MSVVALAPRTLSRNDNRRPVATEATELDLTVTGRLPAELDGCFVRIGPNPMGGDRPGHALVGDGMVHGVRLRSGRALWYRNRWIRTDRTTRALGELALPGPRHGLSDNANANVIRHGGRTLALGEAGVLPVELDDELGSVARIDFDATLPHGFAAHAECDPVTGELFAVAYYHELPYVEHLVLTPDGRVRRSERVEVAGPPLMHSLALTDRHSVLFDLPVTFSPTLARAGSRFPYAWQRGRAARLGLLPREGRGADVRWFDVDPCYVFHPVNAYEADDTCVVDVVRHDRVFDRDLHAPGESAPTLWRWTLDLTRGTVAAEQLDDIPQEFPRIDERRKTMRHRYAYTVAMQSGAGVLGGSALLRHDLLRREVAVHDFGPHREAGEAVFVPRGPLSAEDDGWLLTYVHDGRTGRSDLVVLDAGDFTGEPVAVVHLPGRVPSGFHANWIGS, encoded by the coding sequence ATGAGCGTCGTCGCCCTCGCCCCCAGAACCCTCTCCCGCAACGACAACCGGCGCCCCGTCGCCACCGAGGCGACGGAGCTCGACCTGACGGTCACCGGGCGGCTGCCCGCCGAGCTGGACGGCTGCTTCGTGCGCATCGGGCCGAACCCGATGGGCGGCGACCGGCCCGGCCACGCCCTCGTCGGCGACGGCATGGTGCACGGCGTGCGCCTGCGCTCCGGCCGCGCGCTGTGGTACCGCAACCGGTGGATCCGCACCGACCGCACCACCCGCGCCCTGGGCGAGCTCGCCCTGCCCGGCCCGCGGCACGGGTTGTCCGACAACGCCAACGCCAACGTCATCCGGCACGGCGGGCGCACCCTGGCCCTCGGCGAGGCCGGCGTGCTGCCGGTCGAGCTGGACGACGAGCTGGGCTCGGTGGCCCGCATCGACTTCGACGCCACCCTGCCGCACGGCTTCGCCGCCCACGCCGAGTGCGACCCGGTCACCGGCGAGCTGTTCGCCGTGGCCTACTACCACGAGCTGCCGTACGTCGAGCACCTCGTGCTGACCCCCGACGGGCGGGTGCGCCGCAGCGAGCGCGTCGAGGTCGCCGGGCCGCCGCTGATGCACTCCCTGGCGCTGACCGACCGGCACTCGGTGCTGTTCGACCTGCCGGTCACCTTCTCGCCGACGCTGGCCCGCGCGGGCTCCCGCTTCCCGTACGCGTGGCAGCGCGGGCGCGCGGCGCGGCTCGGGCTGCTGCCCCGCGAGGGGCGCGGGGCCGACGTGCGCTGGTTCGACGTCGACCCCTGCTACGTCTTCCACCCCGTCAACGCCTACGAGGCCGACGACACGTGCGTGGTCGACGTGGTGCGCCACGACCGGGTCTTCGACCGCGACCTGCACGCCCCGGGGGAGTCCGCGCCTACGCTGTGGCGCTGGACGCTGGACCTGACCCGGGGCACGGTCGCCGCCGAGCAGCTCGACGACATCCCCCAGGAGTTCCCCCGCATCGACGAGCGCCGCAAGACGATGCGGCACCGGTACGCCTACACGGTGGCCATGCAGTCCGGCGCGGGGGTGCTGGGCGGCTCCGCGCTGCTGCGCCACGACCTGCTGCGCCGGGAGGTGGCGGTGCACGACTTCGGGCCGCACCGGGAGGCGGGGGAGGCGGTCTTCGTCCCGCGCGGGCCGCTCTCGGCCGAGGACGACGGCTGGCTGCTGACGTACGTCCACGACGGGCGTACCGGCCGCAGCGATCTGGTGGTGCTCGACGCCGGCGACTTCACCGGGGAGCCGGTGGCCGTCGTGCACCTGCCCGGCCGGGTGCCCAGCGGCTTCCACGCCAACTGGATCGGCTCCTGA